AGTGGAAACAAGAGACTTAGAGAACCTACGCTACATGAACGAAAAATTATGCTACACGGGTAATACGCAGATTAAACGCACCAATAACTTATTAGCCATAACCTTGGCCATAACAAACATATTTCTAAATAATTTGCTCATATCCAAAACCCTATTAACTCACTCGCTAGCTACTTCGAATGGAAGGAAGCGTTCGTTCGAATAATTCATCCGGAGGAAATGTGGCTCTACAAGAACCCCATCAGTCCCAGCTATGTCCCGTTGGTTCTTCTATACCCGGTCGTGTTTGGTCTAGTGGGACTAGCGTTCATCATTTACTACATCCGTAGTCGGGATTTCCACGATTTTAAATGTGCCTGGCTGGGTTTCTCGTTGGCCTGCACTCTCAACGGAGCCCTAACCGATATCTTAAAGGTAGCTGTTGGCCGGCCTCGGCCTGACTTTTTCAATCGCTGCTTCCCGGACGGGCAGATGACTAGCGACATGGCTTGCACTGGAGACGCATGGACAGTCAAGGATGGACGAAAGAGTTTTCCCAGTGGACATTCCTCGTGTAGGTAAATCTATTATATGTCTGTTTTTTTTATCTGGAAAATTTCTATAATTTTAGTTGCTTTCGCGGCTCTGGGATTTCTGGCGTGGTATCTTTTTGCAAAACTGCATGTCTTTACCGAACGTGGTAGAGGTCAGACTTGGCGGCTGCTGATCGCTGGTGGTCCTCTGTTTGCCGCTCTTTTGGTTGCAATCAGTCGGACTTGTGACTACCATCACCACTGGCAGGATGTGACGGTGGGTTCACTGTTAGGATTAACCGTCGGATATCTTAGCTATCGGCAGTATTATCCAGCGATGGATACGCGATATTGCTATCTGCCATATGGAGGAGAAACAGTATTAAACTCTAACTTAAACAGAAAATCTATCTGTAAAGGAGACCAACTTCCAGACGATTCCGATTCGGAAACTAAAAGGCTGTTAGGCGGCGAGAACAAGGATAGTAAATGGACGTAGTCGTGAGATTACGGCAATTTTTCTCTATACATGTGGCATTTTAAAAGAGTATGAGTCGTAATAGTACCTTCCAACAGAAACTTAAATGTGATAAGGAAGCTTAGTTTTATTTAAAATCTGATACAGGATAAAACAAACATAACAATGTTATTGGCTAAATGCATAAACACTCTAGTGGTTTGACCACAATACCAATTGGTAGCAAATCCAGTGAACACTTACTCATCTTTGACGTTGAACTTCATTTGAATAATATCACCAATCCCACACTCGAGCACATCTCCATCTCGAACGGGCCCTGCTCCAGCGGGGGTTCCTGTGAGTATCAGATCGTTTTCCTCCAACGTCATGTATTTGGACGTGTAGGCAATCAGTTCCGAgatctgaaaaaataaaaatgatgtaAACAACTTTCCGTACTTCCAATTCTACCATAAACCTACAGTGAAAATCAGATTACTCGTCTTATCATCCTGCCTAAGTTGATCGTTCACTTTGCACCACACCCGCACATCGTTAGGATTCTCCAACTCTTCGGGAGTTATGAGTCTGCTCACCGGCGTGGATGTGTCAAATCCTTTCCCCAAACACCAGGGTAGCCCCTTCGGCCTGgcatccagaatgaaatccaTGCCGGTCATGTCCAGTGCTAGGCAGTAACCGGCCACATAGTTCAAGGCCTGATCAGGGCTCACATTGTTGCACTTCTTCCCAATGACCACTCCCAGCTCGGCTTCGTAGTTAATGGCGCCGAAAACCTTGGGAACCTATGCAGCcagaaatttttatattttattaatcGGCTCAGGATCCATCaactacgtaacgcaaaaatgtgCCATTTTCAAGCAGCCTCTGCCATAATGTCTCATTTTCAAGaatctgaattttttttatctcgaTCGATACACTTTTTACAACTCACAATCGTTTCACGTTCTATAATGGAGACTTTCAAatgtattaaaatcaatcgatCACTCTACTTTTTACTTATGTGGTTAATGTCGAAACTcttaaaaaaacggaaaaagggGTCATCATATGCGGGATTTGGAAGCTTGGGCGCGTTATATATAACTTTCCAGGCTCTGTAATGGAAGATGGATGCACTGAGGCcttttgcaaaaacaaaaacttgagCCATTTTTTACCGGGTTTATTCGCAAATATTTGGGATTTATGCGGTTTTGATCACGGTACGTATCTCTGGTAAAAACCGATTTCATTGTATAGTGCAGTTTGGTGCAACGTGCAATCAGTATGCTCACTCATCCCCGATGAACGAATGCAACGGTCCTTAAAGATAAACCATTGTTCAAAACAAATCGATCTGATCATGAAAACTGacatagaaaagtattgaagatAATTTGTCAAAACCCAGATAATATTACTTGATTATTTGCTAATAATGCCATAAGACAATCATATACACatgcacgcacacacagacagacatcacctcatttCGTCCCGACTTTCCATCATGAATTTGTACAGATTTGGAGTTAAGATTTATGTTTTAGTATGCCCTGGTGTACGAGAACGATGAAAAGCATAACCAATTTAACCTCACTTTAGATACGCAAAGAAAGTACGACAAATGACCTTGATAGTGTCTTCTTCAGTCGAAATCAGCGTGGAAATTGGCTTGAAGAATATCACCGGACTGTCTGGTTTAGAAGCATTTGTCAGCCGTAAGATCTCTCTGCATTATCGGAAAAGatagaataaaaattaaatcaattaaatcaataaataattaatcaaaactGGCTCAATTTCATACTGTCACGACCTTCGATAAACTTACTTGTAATTTACGCCAGCGCCAATAATTTTGCGCGTGGATTTGAAGAAGTTTTGCGACATTCTCTGACAAAATACAAACTTGCGCTCTAGCTTGGGCAATCGTTTCTGACTGGACGATAACAATCCTATAAACGGTTCAAATAGTACGAGTAGCGAAAATTCAATTTTCCGCTGTGTTTTCGTAAGTAACCTACCTATATTACAAATTGTGTGAGATTAAAGCATCTATATGCTTGCTATCGGTACCTTCGCGACAGTCACTGTGTAGCTAACAACAAATTCGAAAACATCCAATCGAGTCCACGGTCGGTCGTCGACGTCGTCAATGTTACTCCATTCATAGGTGTATTGAATTTTTCACGTTATCTCCCCCATCAACAATAATTAACTCTCTGCAATCTTACATCGTCTGACCACACCAATCTCTGAGAGGCTGGAGAGCGCGAGAGAGACATGGAAGCTCTTATCCTCAGCCTAAACTAGTCGCTGATACTAGTCTGAGCGCTGAAAGAAAGTTGAAATAAAAGCGGCACATAATTATTAACGTAATTGTAGTATTTATTTCTTTTAAATAATCATATATATCTATAAACAATATATCTATAACCAACGTCTGTGGTTCATACCACATTCAAATATCTTTTACatgtataataataataataataatatggcATTCTCGCAACATGCTTTTCACGCattgtacacccaggttttttttacgcggttggaagtcattaatagtgctgtccaacgagcagctcgaagtagctcgaagttgttcccgtcctgcttgttcttttttgtcaacaaatgggcatgagcaggatagGGAGAAagttcgagctacttcaagctctcattcttctttcttcttcttattggcattacattcccacactgggacagagccgcctcgcagcttagtgttcattagagtggcccagcctagtatggggagaaaaaaaatcatcggattctacggggcaccctccaggtttttgcctttaggtaagaaaatcattttctgaaaatttcagcttgatcggttattgcataagctggcgcaattgatttgaagttaatatggggatttcagccgaaatacatgggaaaatacacctctgttactattttgtacaggaaattggatggaagatcccgattgagcccagatttgcaggaaatgaagttaacatgccaatgaacaattcgacataaaattctactatgattaaataaaatttaaattagtttttagctgattaatttggattttggttgatcactttgaaattcattaattgccttgAAAACAAGCGCATGTAATCGAAGGTAGCTGCGATATGTGTTGTGGCGCGCGTGCAGTTACTTATGTTTCAGTGCGCGCGAAATCACGCATCGCAGGCACCTTTTGATTGCATGCgtttgcgccagcttatgcaataaccgatcaggctgaaattttcagagaatgattttcttacccaaaggcaaaatcctggggggtgccccgtagaatcggaccactttttgtatcctgggccagtcactgttcattaagcacttccacagttattaactgcgaggtttctaagccgagttaccatttttgcattcgtatatcatgaggctaacacgatgacttttatgcccaggaaagtcgagacaatttcccatccgaaaattgcctagaccggcaccaggaatcgaacccagccaccctcagcatggtcttgctttgtagccgcgcgtcttaccgcacggctaaggagggccgttAGCTTAGCCTTAGCCTTAGCCCttagctctcattggacagcactaatttctcggttaacctaaacattcacagctttttaaaataccccctgaattttctttgatttttttgtgaatttgcttcattgacgctgaaggtcttaaacaaccaaaaccaaaccgtgtaaaaaaaatgggTGTATCATTTTCAgttgaaatatttcaaactcGTTACTCGACTACCGAAGTCGCATTTTCCGGAATAAACTAAACACTCTAGTTTTCATCATTTCTAAACTATCTTTCGGGTAAGGATATTTATGAAAAGCTGtttcatgtttttcttagctcCGTATACTGCACACACATACGTACAgtcatgtgctcagttcgtcgagctgagtcgattggaatTAAACATAATGGGTCTCCTGGgcttctaaaaaatcgttttggagtgaaatgatagcctttggGTACAagttcgttgtacgagaaagaaaaaaaaccctgattaattcaatcaagttggagcaggcgtgactggcccagggataaatatttcgattcccatgggcaaatggccaactgttttccaagctgaagttcaggctattcttgaatgctctaaaTTATGCTTACGCAGAAATTATtggcattcaaatatttgcataatgtctgacagtcaagcagcattgaatgctttgaaatcagCAATATGTAGatctaaactcgtttgggaatgtgtttagtcactccaaaccttgggtagtcgtaacaaagtgaacctgtattgggttcctggtcTGTTGCGGACGATGAGTACCCCTCGAGCACGATGCAATGTGGGCCTATTGGGCAAAAGTGGGTAACGCTCTAAACCTGTCAAACGACGAAATGTCACTTTGAATGTGTCACTCGGGATGAATTGCGAATTATAAATTGAGAATTCTACAAGGCAGTATTATAAAAagtaaaacctttttttttattatttccacaTTAATTCTAAAACTTTTTCTCAGTTCCTtatagattattattattaatctcTAAATTGTTAAGTTCTGTGCGGTTGAATTAATTTGGACACTAATCCGTAAGTTGGAAATTATAACTTTGTGAGTTGCTCTAATTAAATCCGTATTGCAGCTTTAGCAATACTTTGCGGTAAAAGCGAGTTTGCTTAAAGGTATCCGAAACGATAATCGTATATCGCACCAACAGAAACTAAAGGGATTATGGATCCGCGCGGTATCGTGCACCGGAGATCGGTCGTACGGCAAACTCGATCGCGGACGCGGTTAGCAGAAGAATATGATGACGATCAACATGAGGTTGTATCTGTGACGTCATCGGATGCAAACTTTGAAGCTACTGTAGTCGATGATAAACGAGCGGATGAAAAAGATTGCGGCGCTTGTGAACGTCCCAATAAGGCCGAGTGGTTCATGGTGCAGTGTAAGGATTGTGAGAAGTAGTACCATGTTTCCTGCGCCGGAGTGAGTCACAGAACAGTTAACTCTCAGCCGTTTTCGTGTGTACTTTGCGTCCCTCGAATAACGAATCCACCACCAACTTCGGCATCTATGCGGTCAAGCACATCTAGTTCACGAAGGGTTCGATTGGAACATGAGATGCAACGCCTAGAGGAGGAACGTGCATTGCAAGAGAAGATTCAACAGGCTACCCTAGATAAATTGGAGCGTGAGAAAGAGTACATCGCGCGGAAGTATGATCTCTTAGAGCAGCATGACGAAGCTTCGAGCGTGCATAGTGGTCAGACGAATCAGACTAGCAGAGTAAGAAACTGGATCCAGCAACAAAACTGTGCCGCGAGATCGAACAACGATGTCGGGAAGTCAACCGGCGGATGTGTTGAGAGCAGTCATACATTAGCCAGGGATTCGGTGGAACGCAGTAAGGTACAGATCACATCCACACCACTGAAGACGGGATCCTGTGCAATAGAAACAATCTATGAAGTCAACGAGAGTCACCCATCTTCTAGCATTGGAGGCGTAGCAAACACTGATTTGGAGAAGACGTTTGGTAGCATATCCGTCGGAGGTGATGAATGCCAGGCAAAAGCAGTGAACCCGGAGAGTATTGTGCCCCGGGTTGATGTTCAGCATTTCGTGGAACTGCTTAAATGTTCTACAATTCAAACTACCGAGAGAGGTGCTCGTCCGAAGAATCCATTGCCCCTGTACGAGAAGTGGCGTAGAGAGACCGAGGATCTACGAAGAAAACACGGGTTACACGAAGAGGAAATCGAAATACGGCGAAAACGAGAGTTGGATCTAGTTAATAAACTCAATCAATTGAAAGATATCAACGAAGAACAGTTCCAGTTACAGCGTCAAAGGGAAAACGACCTAGTGCGGCAACTACAACAGCGAGAAAATGTAGAGATCGAGCTTAAAAAGCAACGAGAGTTGGAGTTGGACAAAAGAAATGCGGAGTTGCAGCGGTTACGTAAGATAGAGCGAGAATTCCTGGACATGAAGGCGTGTTTCGAGGAGAAGCAAGACGGCGCTTGTGGAAATGTGAACGACATGGTTTCAGCGACGCCACGTCAAGAGGGGTTTCCATCACCAGTGCTGTTAATGAGCGAAGCGAGTATCGGAAGAATACTACCACAAAGTAGTACACAAGCAGGACCAGGTAACCCACAATGCCAAATCACTACCCCGGTAAGGGGtcattcaaaaatgatgtcacaagttttagggggggagggggtctaagattttgtgacagtacatgtactaggtatacaaaaaagcaagACAGAGGGgaggagggggtctagaaatcccaaaaagtagtggacgtcatatttgaatcgcccctaagTGCACCACATTTATCCACAATACCATGGAATTCAATAAACACAGCCCCTTTGAGTACCCCCCCTCCTCTCAATATGCCAGATAAGTTTTCCATTCCCACACCAACTGGTTGTCGATCTCAATATACTACCACGTCGCCAATGCCAATGTTCACCTCATATGTAAACTCGCCACATGAATTGCCAATGAATTTACCCATGTTTCCCCCCATGTCGATCCACAACATGATCATCGACAAGCTTTCAACCAGGTAAGCTTCCCCGTTGAGAACTATGGTTCAACCTTATTTCCCTCTGGACCATCACAACAACAAATTGCGGCCAGGCAAGTTATCTCTAGAGAGCTCCCTCCCTTCACTGGAGATCCTACAGACTGGCCAATGTTCTATAGCAGTTATTTGCATTCTACAAACGCGTGTGGATACACAAACTCGGAGAATTTGCTAAGGCTACAGCGATGTCTCAAAGGTACGGCTAGAGATGCAGTTAGCAGTCTTCTTTTACACCCGTCATCGATCCCTCAGATCATCTCGACGTTGCAGACCTTGTATGGACGACCGGAGCACATCGTAAACACCATGATCTTGAAAGTGCGCAATACTCCAGCCCCGCGGTCGGATCGATTGGAGACCTGGGTCAGTTTTGGTTTAATGGTGCAAAACTTGTGTGGTAATTTGAGGGCAGTCGGGATGGAAAATCATTTATCCAATCCCATTCTATTGCAGGAGCTGGTTGAGAAACTACCCGCTATTGTTAAGTTCGACTGGGCGCTTTATCAGCAAAGCCTGCCAATCGTAGATCTTAGTAGTTTTGGTGACTACATGCAGAAGGTTGCATCCGCAACCAGTAGTGTGGCCACGCCTCTGATAAGCCAACCAAGAGTAAGTAAGGATGATCGACCTAGGGGCAAAGATAAGGCGTTCGTGAATGCCCATGCAATGCTAGACTCAAGTCAAGGTAAAACTTTCGGGGCATCTTATCAGGATCATAAACAGAGCAAGTTGTCCATTCCGCCAAAGATAACCGAAGTCGTATTGCAATGTCTAACCTGCGGCGGAGGAAGTCACCAGACACCCAATTGTGCAACGTTCAACAAACTGTGCATTGAAGATCGCTGGAAGGAGGTGAAGGAGAAGAAACTTTGTGGTCGGTGCCTGACGGCGCACACTCGTTGGCCGTGTCGTGGAGAAATTTGTGGAGTGAACGGTTGTCAGAAGCGTTATCATCGGTTACTACATAGCGAACAGACAAAGACGACGAAAGAAGGAGCAAAGGATGTTACTGTTGCAGTTCACCGTAAAGTTACGTCATCAACATTGTTCCGTGTACTACCCGTTACGCTTTATGGGCctaaaggtcaagtcaaggctTCCGAAGTATATATTGTTGAAAATCTAGGCTTACCTGCGCAAACCATCGATTTCCAGGAATTGGCCCAACGATATGAATATCTTAGAGGATTACCAGTCAAAAGTTTCACCGCAGCAGTTCCTGGATTGATGATTGGGCTGAGCAACATTCACCTACTGGCAACCCTGAAATTGCGTGAAGGGTGGGTTGGTGAGCCAATAGCAACGAAGACGCGCATTGGATGGACGATTTACGGAAGTTTGCGCGCAGAAATTGAACAGCTTCCACACCGCCAAATGTTCATAGACACGAAATCAACAAGTGAAGCGCTACATTCATATGTACAAGAATTTTTCGCGCTTGAAAGTCTCGGTATTGCAGTGGTTTCAGAAGTAGAATCTGTGGAAGAGCAACGGGCCCGAAAAATTCTAGAGGAGACAACGAAACGCACTGTGAGCGGTAGGTTCGAAACGGGTCTGCTGTGGAAGAATGATATAGTTCAATTTCCAGATAGCGAACTCATGGCAGAGAAGCGTCTCGTCTGCCTCGAGAAGCGGCTCAATAGAGACCCAGAGCTATACATCAACGTcagggttgccacatatacagatttttctgtattttacagatttttgacgtaaagctgtgaccaagaatctgtatatacagatttacagatttttggaGAATTTACAGATTCTACAGATTTCTTAAG
The nucleotide sequence above comes from Armigeres subalbatus isolate Guangzhou_Male chromosome 3, GZ_Asu_2, whole genome shotgun sequence. Encoded proteins:
- the LOC134219220 gene encoding phospholipid phosphatase 5 yields the protein MNKNGSHTATAAPSINKSNNSSSSGAGSANINLFQETIIRLMLFALYIYFEWKEAFVRIIHPEEMWLYKNPISPSYVPLVLLYPVVFGLVGLAFIIYYIRSRDFHDFKCAWLGFSLACTLNGALTDILKVAVGRPRPDFFNRCFPDGQMTSDMACTGDAWTVKDGRKSFPSGHSSFAFAALGFLAWYLFAKLHVFTERGRGQTWRLLIAGGPLFAALLVAISRTCDYHHHWQDVTVGSLLGLTVGYLSYRQYYPAMDTRYCYLPYGGETVLNSNLNRKSICKGDQLPDDSDSETKRLLGGENKDSKWT
- the LOC134219221 gene encoding acylpyruvase FAHD1, mitochondrial; this encodes MSQNFFKSTRKIIGAGVNYKEILRLTNASKPDSPVIFFKPISTLISTEEDTIKVPKVFGAINYEAELGVVIGKKCNNVSPDQALNYVAGYCLALDMTGMDFILDARPKGLPWCLGKGFDTSTPVSRLITPEELENPNDVRVWCKVNDQLRQDDKTSNLIFTISELIAYTSKYMTLEENDLILTGTPAGAGPVRDGDVLECGIGDIIQMKFNVKDE